The Salegentibacter mishustinae genomic interval CTCTTGTCATAATCTATACTATTATTGCTCAGTGAACCTTTTAGTATCAACCTGAACGCTCGGGCTCATTGTAGAAGACATGTGAATACTTTTAATATACACACCCTTAGCTGCCTGAGGTTTCAACTTCACTAAAGTAGTTAATAATTCTCTTGCGTTTCCAGCAAGCTTTTCGGCGTCAAATGATGCTTTTCCAATTCCAGCGTGAACAATACCAGTTTTATCAACTTTAAAGTCAATTTTACCAGCTTTAACATCAGATACTGCTTTTGCAACATCCATAGTTACTGTTCCTGTTTTTGGATTTGGCATAAGCCCTCTTGGTCCAAGTACTCGTCCCAAAGGTCCTAATTTACCCATTACACTGGGCATAGTGATAATTACATCAACATCTGTCCATCCACCTTTTATCTTGTCAAGATATTCATCAAGACCAACATAATCAGCTCCGGCTTCTTTAGCCTCTTCTTCTTTATCTGGAGTAACTAACGCAAGTACTTTTACATCTTTACCAGTACCGTGTGGTAGGGTTACAACACCTCTTACCATTTGGTTGGCTTTTCTTGGATCTACGTTCAAACGAACCGCTAAATCCACAGATGCATCAAAGTTTTCGTTAGCAACGTCTTTAATTAAAGCAGAAGCTTCTGCAACCGAGTACATCTTATTGCTCTCGATCTTAGATTGGGCTTCTTTTTGCTTTTTAGTCAATTTTGCCATTTTTAATTTCTTTTTGGATTAAAACGGTGCATCACCTTTTACAGTTATTCCCATTGAACGAGCTGTTCCAGCAACCATTTTCATTGCAGATTCTACGGTGAAGGCATTTAAATCCTGCATCTTATCTTCTGCAATAGTTCTAACCTGATCCCAAGAAACACTTGCTATTTTCTTTCTGTTTGGTTCTCCTGAACCTTTTTTGTTCTTAGATGCTTCCAACAATTGTACTGCAGCTGGAGGAGTTTTAATCACAAAGTCAAAAGACTTATCTGAATAAACCGTAATCGCAACCGGCAATACTTTACCTTGTTTATCCTGGGTTCTACCATTGAATTGCTTACAGAATTCCATGATATTTACCCCGGCAGCACCTAAAGCAGGTCCAACTGGTGGTGATGGGTTAGCAGCACCTCCGCGAACTTGTAGTTTTACAACTTTACTTACTTCTTTTGCCATTTTCTAAATTTTTAAGGT includes:
- the rplA gene encoding 50S ribosomal protein L1, which gives rise to MAKLTKKQKEAQSKIESNKMYSVAEASALIKDVANENFDASVDLAVRLNVDPRKANQMVRGVVTLPHGTGKDVKVLALVTPDKEEEAKEAGADYVGLDEYLDKIKGGWTDVDVIITMPSVMGKLGPLGRVLGPRGLMPNPKTGTVTMDVAKAVSDVKAGKIDFKVDKTGIVHAGIGKASFDAEKLAGNARELLTTLVKLKPQAAKGVYIKSIHMSSTMSPSVQVDTKRFTEQ
- the rplK gene encoding 50S ribosomal protein L11, whose translation is MAKEVSKVVKLQVRGGAANPSPPVGPALGAAGVNIMEFCKQFNGRTQDKQGKVLPVAITVYSDKSFDFVIKTPPAAVQLLEASKNKKGSGEPNRKKIASVSWDQVRTIAEDKMQDLNAFTVESAMKMVAGTARSMGITVKGDAPF